Proteins from a single region of Streptomyces spinoverrucosus:
- a CDS encoding MarR family transcriptional regulator, giving the protein MANPGYGKRTAPGEPGVASRPADFTHLPVREAYIAAYVDRLPEGAAMDVKSLAKTLPLYGQQAVRSALNFLSRAGHLHRVRGLATTSDSGTRWVFRTFWSSTARDSAWWARFLDGDEAVHIAGPVGDSDEVTPSSDPAPEPAPTTPESHRATAYRTLARLGRIDSRLALSDADCSALTDLVVPWLERGATPVSLLQAVTSGLPDAVHAPRGFVARRLRDKLPPSPTPSTAPEPAPEAGEPRPLRRLMPECTECGVPGRPAAFVGGLCRGCRSTAPAESGAPSATTLCSTRQDTAALVRQAALTARDRRQSAKSRPVAALRP; this is encoded by the coding sequence ATGGCCAATCCCGGCTACGGCAAGCGCACCGCCCCGGGCGAGCCCGGCGTCGCTTCCCGCCCCGCTGACTTCACGCACCTCCCCGTCCGCGAGGCCTACATCGCGGCCTACGTGGACCGGCTCCCCGAGGGCGCTGCTATGGACGTGAAGAGCCTCGCCAAGACGCTTCCCCTCTACGGGCAGCAGGCCGTCCGTAGCGCGCTCAACTTCCTCTCCCGCGCCGGGCATCTCCACCGCGTCCGCGGCCTCGCCACCACCAGCGACTCCGGCACGCGCTGGGTCTTCCGTACGTTCTGGTCCAGCACCGCACGCGACAGCGCCTGGTGGGCTCGCTTCCTGGACGGCGACGAAGCCGTGCACATCGCGGGGCCGGTCGGCGATTCGGACGAGGTCACCCCATCCAGTGACCCCGCCCCGGAACCTGCACCCACCACCCCCGAATCCCACCGCGCCACCGCCTACCGAACCCTCGCCCGGCTCGGCCGCATCGACTCCCGCCTCGCCCTCTCCGACGCCGACTGCAGCGCCCTCACCGACCTGGTCGTCCCCTGGCTGGAACGGGGCGCAACTCCCGTTTCCCTCTTGCAGGCCGTCACCTCGGGCCTGCCCGACGCCGTCCACGCACCGAGGGGGTTCGTCGCTCGCCGACTGCGGGACAAACTGCCGCCCAGCCCCACACCCTCGACCGCCCCAGAACCGGCGCCCGAAGCCGGCGAACCGCGCCCCCTCCGCCGTCTCATGCCGGAGTGCACGGAGTGCGGCGTGCCCGGGCGTCCCGCCGCCTTCGTCGGCGGCCTGTGCCGGGGCTGTCGTAGCACCGCACCCGCCGAGAGCGGCGCCCCCTCAGCCACCACACTCTGCTCCACCCGACAGGACACCGCCGCCCTCGTCCGCCAAGCCGCCCTGACCGCCCGTGACCGGCGACAATCGGCCAAATCCCGTCCGGTCGCAGCCCTGCGGCCATAA
- a CDS encoding DUF397 domain-containing protein — MSERLTWYKSSYSDSQGGACLEAALDWRKSTHSDFEDAACVEVAPCPHTIHVRDSKLGPQSPRFAVAGAAWAAFVAYARTGA, encoded by the coding sequence ATGAGCGAACGCCTTACCTGGTACAAGTCCAGCTATAGCGACAGCCAGGGCGGCGCCTGCCTAGAAGCCGCCCTCGACTGGCGCAAGTCCACCCACAGCGACTTCGAGGACGCCGCCTGCGTGGAAGTCGCCCCCTGCCCCCACACCATCCACGTCCGAGACTCGAAGCTCGGCCCCCAAAGCCCCCGGTTCGCAGTCGCCGGAGCCGCTTGGGCCGCCTTCGTCGCGTACGCCCGTACCGGCGCTTGA
- a CDS encoding helix-turn-helix domain-containing protein → MATEVNSQPPIAWRYCGSQIKMWRAEAGIGREALAKEAGYDYEYVKSMENGRRRPTLRLLQVADQVCGAGGKLVAAQEYLKPEPFPARSQEYMTLEAEAIAVSWYEPLLIPGLLQTEAYARALIGASSPPLDDETVNERVAARLRRADALRRRAGVMYGFVVYEAALRTRVGGRHVMGEQLQHLMEVGALRNVSVQVLPFGRCSGVALNGSIVLLETPEHDHYGYVEAPEVSVLHASPDKVSALTQTHAMIRMHCLGVEESATFIRKVAEER, encoded by the coding sequence GTGGCGACCGAGGTGAACTCGCAGCCGCCGATCGCGTGGCGGTACTGCGGCAGCCAGATCAAGATGTGGCGTGCGGAGGCCGGTATCGGCCGTGAGGCGCTGGCCAAAGAGGCCGGTTACGACTACGAGTACGTCAAGTCGATGGAGAACGGCCGCCGTCGGCCTACGCTGCGGTTGTTGCAGGTCGCGGATCAGGTGTGCGGGGCGGGCGGGAAGCTTGTCGCGGCTCAGGAGTATCTGAAGCCGGAACCTTTCCCGGCACGGTCGCAGGAGTACATGACCCTTGAGGCCGAGGCGATCGCCGTCTCGTGGTATGAGCCGCTACTCATCCCTGGACTGCTGCAAACAGAGGCCTACGCCCGAGCGCTGATTGGCGCCAGCTCGCCTCCCCTGGATGATGAGACGGTCAACGAGCGCGTGGCGGCTCGTCTCCGGAGGGCTGATGCGCTGCGGCGCAGGGCGGGCGTGATGTACGGCTTCGTCGTCTACGAAGCCGCGCTCCGTACCCGTGTCGGAGGGAGGCATGTGATGGGAGAGCAGCTTCAGCACCTGATGGAGGTCGGTGCCCTGCGTAACGTGTCGGTTCAGGTGCTTCCTTTCGGCCGCTGTAGCGGTGTTGCCCTAAACGGCAGCATCGTTCTCTTGGAGACGCCGGAGCATGACCACTACGGATACGTCGAAGCGCCGGAGGTCAGCGTCCTGCATGCCAGTCCGGACAAGGTGAGTGCACTCACACAGACCCATGCGATGATCCGCATGCACTGCCTCGGCGTGGAGGAGTCGGCCACGTTCATCAGAAAGGTGGCAGAGGAGAGATGA
- a CDS encoding ATP-binding protein, translating to MQTPWPPLPTTTPKDIEWRLPRHARSVGRARTLFREQAASWELPQDVTDTAELLLSELMTNAYRHARVPAGREIWARCALTDDRLRITVTDASDTLPTLATACLDDESGRGLALVAALADNWDTQRRECGIGKEVWFELVTKPSSHS from the coding sequence ATGCAGACCCCGTGGCCGCCGCTGCCGACGACGACTCCGAAGGACATCGAGTGGCGGCTACCGCGTCACGCACGCAGCGTCGGCCGGGCGCGCACCCTGTTCCGCGAACAGGCGGCATCCTGGGAGCTGCCGCAGGACGTGACAGACACGGCGGAACTCCTCCTGAGCGAACTGATGACGAACGCATACCGCCACGCCCGGGTCCCAGCCGGCCGCGAGATCTGGGCCCGCTGCGCCCTCACGGACGACCGCCTCCGCATCACGGTGACGGACGCCAGCGACACGCTCCCGACGCTGGCCACGGCTTGTTTGGACGACGAGTCAGGCCGGGGCCTCGCGCTGGTGGCTGCACTGGCGGACAACTGGGATACGCAGAGAAGAGAGTGCGGCATCGGCAAGGAGGTGTGGTTCGAACTCGTCACGAAGCCGTCAAGCCACAGTTAG
- a CDS encoding restriction endonuclease subunit S, with protein MDGFKPLQLKNAPWGISPGHKALLADGDLLVSRANTRQLVGLAGVYRDIGVPCLFPDLMMRIRVKKSYSTSFLELVLRHHDTRRRIMAMAQGTSESMVKLSKREFETLRIPDIPLARQLSILEVIQAVDDQVQGIEAAVVKLESFEEGLLQDTFGSKDPAGVVSELGTVVTGATPPPDWDSSTLEGGIPLFTPSQVRDAEGALSDPERSIASSRARDLRIIPAGSTLAVCIGFGAGKVALSGVESCTNQQINAVIPHQGFDHRFVYLAVRSAMRRAKSLLNLQVTPIINKSDFSQLPVCVPSEGDRKQLVEQIWAVRMKRASLIAEKAKLGNLKAALSSDLLTVA; from the coding sequence GTGGACGGCTTCAAGCCGCTTCAGCTCAAGAATGCGCCATGGGGGATCTCTCCTGGGCATAAAGCGTTGTTGGCTGATGGTGACCTGCTTGTCAGTCGTGCTAATACGCGCCAACTGGTCGGGCTGGCTGGCGTTTATCGAGACATTGGCGTTCCTTGTCTTTTTCCAGACCTTATGATGAGGATCCGGGTTAAGAAGTCCTACTCGACTTCATTTTTGGAACTTGTGCTTCGTCATCATGACACGCGCCGTCGTATCATGGCGATGGCTCAAGGTACGTCGGAAAGCATGGTCAAACTATCCAAGCGTGAGTTTGAAACGCTAAGGATTCCGGACATACCGCTGGCGAGGCAGCTAAGTATCCTGGAAGTTATTCAAGCCGTAGATGATCAGGTGCAGGGCATCGAGGCAGCCGTCGTCAAGTTGGAGTCTTTTGAGGAAGGGCTGCTGCAGGACACTTTCGGATCAAAGGACCCCGCAGGCGTCGTATCGGAACTCGGTACGGTCGTAACCGGCGCTACCCCTCCACCTGATTGGGATTCCAGCACCCTAGAGGGTGGAATCCCGCTCTTCACGCCGTCTCAAGTGCGTGATGCTGAAGGTGCGCTCTCTGACCCTGAAAGAAGCATTGCCAGCTCTCGCGCAAGAGATCTCCGGATCATTCCCGCTGGATCTACGCTGGCGGTCTGTATCGGATTTGGTGCTGGAAAAGTTGCCCTGTCCGGCGTTGAAAGCTGTACCAATCAGCAGATCAATGCTGTGATCCCACATCAAGGATTTGATCACCGCTTTGTTTACCTGGCGGTGCGGTCTGCGATGCGTCGGGCTAAGTCCCTGCTCAACCTTCAAGTCACGCCGATCATTAACAAGAGCGATTTCTCGCAACTGCCCGTCTGCGTTCCCTCAGAGGGGGATCGCAAGCAATTGGTTGAGCAGATCTGGGCAGTGCGCATGAAGAGGGCTTCGCTAATCGCCGAGAAGGCGAAGTTGGGAAACTTGAAAGCAGCTCTCTCCAGTGATCTTCTAACTGTGGCTTGA